The Bdellovibrio bacteriovorus genome includes the window TTATTGCTTTCTGCTTGCTCTGAAAGTTCAGACAAGACCCCGAAAATTAATATTATGGCTAAACCCGCAAACCCCGCTTCAAACTCTTACGTTGCTGACGTTTTTAGAACGGTGAATGAGTCAAGTGCGTATGTTCCTTCGGAAGACGCGATCTATGACAAAAAAATTCAAAACAACACTGAGGTCACAGACCTTAAGGGATCGGAACAACAGCGCGAAGCTTTAAATAAGCTAAATTCCACAGGCCGTCAGTTTGTGGATAAAGTAAAATCAACTTGCACCGTTAACAATCCAACCGTCTCAAACTCTGGCGAGCTAAAATCCGGCTCTACCATTGTCGCTAAAATGTCGTCTTCAACTACAGGTAAAAACTGTGCCCTTGAACTTAGCACTGACGTATCGGCGTCGGTTTTCTTTAATGAAGTCAGCACTCGTGGTTCACAGCTTTCTGATATCAATCGCGCCGCAGCGACTTTGACTTTAACGGCGACAAACCGTCGTTTCTTGCGCGACGAACGCATTATCGCGGCTTCAAATTTAAAAGAGCTAGCGATCAACGTCAGCGCGAGTGCCTATGGTTCGATTGACGGGAATAAAAAAGTAGCGAGTGCCAACGCCAGCCTTGATGGCGACATTAAATTGGTTCTAGCCAACGGTGAAGTGATCTCCGGTCCTATCAACGGGATCTTCGGATTGTCAGCCAACGGAGAAAATTCAGCCAAAGTTGAAATGACTGTCTTATTTAAAGGCTCTTCACCCAAAGGTGACATCTGGTTGGGCATGCAATTCCGTGATCAAAAAGCCGAGATCTATCTTAACGGCCAAAAGATCTCTGAATCTTCAAGCACCAGACAGTTGACCGACGCTTTTGAAAGCACGGCGAAATCTTTAGAGATGCAGTTTTAATTGCCGTAATATTTCTTCCTCACTGGTACCGTTAAAATAAGCGCGGTACCAGGTGACAGCCGCCTTAATAGACTCTTCGACACTCAAAACGGGCTGCCAACCCAAATCTTGCAAAGCCAAATCGCTATTCATCGTCCCATGAACCGACGTGGCTTTAGAACTTAAAGCCACCCCTTCAACCGAACCCATCCAAGAGCGTTTTATCAACTCTAAAGCATCGCCCACTGTCGCCATCGAATTTGAACCCAAGTTGTAAGTCGGCGCAAGCTTTGGACCCCGCTCAAGTAATTTTTCTGCCAGTAATAACAAACCCCGCACTTGATCCAAAACATGAATCCACGACCGCATGGAAGAAGGATGACGCAAAACCATCGGCCCCCCACCCCGCACACTTTCAACCGCTTCGCGCATGAAAGACTTTAAAGCAAAATCTCCGCCGCCAACCCCCGCCCCCAGACGAGCGGTCGCGAGCGCAATTTTATGTTTGTTGTACTTGTCAGGATTAAAAAAACTGTGACGATAAGACAGCGTCACAAGCTCTGAACACAGCCGCGCGGTGGGTAAAATCTCATACGCGCCAAGGGCTGAGTCCTCAACCGACGGCACCACTGCGGGTCGCGCATAAACCTTATCCGAACTTGCCACCACCAGGGCGCGCACCGAGGCAGTTTCGCGCAAAAGCTCTAACAAGTTGGCAGTACCGACAACGGATTTCGCAATTAATTCAGGACTTTTGCGATCTTCTTCAAACAAAAATCCCAACTCTCCTAAATGCAGAACAATATCACTTTGCGCGAAATTTAAAGTATCACTTAAACTTTTCTCGTCGCGAATATCGGCGTAAGTCATCGATATTTTTTGCGCCAAGCCCGAGACATCAAATAAACTGAGAGCTTCAGAAGAGGCTTCCCCAAAGCCAAACACCTGAGCCCCTAGATAAGTCAGACTTAAACACGTCCATGCCCCCAAAAAAGACGTCGGCGAAGTGACAAAGACTCTTTTCCCCTGCCAGAATTCGCGACTTAGAGACATTAATGATTTCCTGAAAGACTTTGTTCGATACCTTCAAGGCGATGTTCGGGCTGAACCCATTTGGCTAAGACTTGCCCCTGATACTGCCAGTAAAATCCCACAGGTTCCGCGTCATAAATGGCGACGCGCAATTGACCGTTTTTTTCGGTGGCCTTCATTTTTAACAAAGTTTGCGCCAAAGAATCGGGACTGAGCTTCCCAGCGGCGGCCGAAGGTGTACAATGTTCCTCGTACATCCGAGCGAGTAAACTTAACTCAACAAGGTTAAAAAGAGAGTCCCGGATCAGATATTTATCGTCATGCAGTGATTTCATAGACCTCAAGGCTAACGCGACACCACCATGACATCCAAGTGAATTCTTATTAACGTGGGAGCCCATGGAGCAACAAAAGATCCCCATCCAAGCCAATGTCAGCGATGACCGTCGCAGCGAAGGTTACGTCAACGTCGTGTATTTTAATCCCGCCGCCCGGATGAAAGAAGCTTTAAAAAAGCTCGCTCTTTTTTGGGGAATCGCGATTGTATCTGTCGCCTTGCCGGTTGTGCACTTTGTAACCGTGCCTTTGTTTTTTTGCTTAGGAATTTTCTTTGCCTATCGCACTTATAAAAGTGAAGGTCGTGTGATCGAAGGTCTTACTCGCTGCCCGCACTGTGAAAACGAAGTGCCTATTAAGCCCGCCGAACTTCAATGGCCTCTGACGGAAATCTGCCAAAATTGCGCACGCGTGGTGCGTATCGAAAGAAAATAGATTGAGTCCTCAATGAAGTTTATTAAGCTTAATCCATGATGAAATTTTTCTCGCTCTTTTTAACTGCCACTTTTTTATCGTCTCCTAGCTTGGCCCAAGACATGATGTCAGGCTTAACTCCACCCAAGTTTCAAAAAGTCACTTTGGGATATGTCGGCGTTTTTCACAAAAAAGCGCAGTTCCCGAATGAAGAAGCCGCCGTCCGCTTTCAAGCTTTCGACATGTCCGCCCCCATCATTCGCGATGACACCGAGTCTTGGACCGCCTCACTTGCCGGCAATGAACTGGCGGTGAATCCTACACAAGGTGAGCTTTCAAGATTTTATGATCTAAAAGTCGGCTTAGGTTACACCAAAGCGCTGGATGACAAACGTTTATGGTCGGCTTCGATTCGTTATGGCTCGGCCAGTGATCGCCTTTTTGCCAATCCCAGTGTTTCAACCATAGGGGCAACGTGGTTCTATTCTTATCCCAAAGACGAAACCGCACGCTGGTTGTTCTTAGTGGATTATTCAAACAACCGGCCGATTTTAAACAATATCCCGCTGCCAGGATTCGCTTATTTTTACACCCCATCCAAAACCTTTAAACTGGCCGTGGGCGCTCCATTTGCTTCGGTGACTTGGGACTTTCACGAATACTGGGGACTAGAGGGTTTCACCCTTGTTCCATGGGTGGTGAAAGGGAATATCTACTATCGCGTCAATGACTTTGCCAAGCTCTACGCCGGCTTAGACTTTTCACAAATCACTTATTATCGGGCAGACCGAACAAACAACAAAGAACGAGTTTTTTATGATGAGAAAAAACTGTTCCTCGGTGCAAAATCTCCGCTCTCTAAAAATATTCTTGCGGACTTTGAAGTGGGACACGCTTTTGATCGGGCGTTTTTTGAAGCCGAAGAGTACGAAATTGATCCAGAAAACCCCACTACTATTGCCAACGCGTTTTATGCTAAGCTATCCTTAAGGCTGTTCTTCTAAGCTTGGTGGTAGTAAATGGAATTTCATCTTGAAGGTCCGATCAGTGAAAAGACCGAAATCTTTAGTCAGGACGTGCGCAAAGCCACAAGCCTGACATTAGATCTGCACAGAGTGACCTTTATTAACTCTATCGGAGTTAAAAATTGGATCACATGGATGATGTCGGTCCCCACAAACTGCAAGATCGAATTGCGTAACTGCCCGTTTGTGATCATTTCTCAAATTAACATGGTTCAAGGATTCTTACCAAAGACCGCGCGTGTGCAAAGCTTCTTTGCTCCTTACGTGGATGAAAATGGGGATGAGCTGATCCGCCATCTTACGCGCGGGGTGGATTATGAATATGCCAACGGCGCCACCCCGGCGGTTTTGACTTTTGTGGAAAATTATATCGATCCACAGACAAAACAAGAATACGAACCGGATTTTGTGCCTAGTAAGATCACAAAGTTTTTGACGGACGTCTAAATTAAAAATCTATCCGAAACGACCGGTGATATAGTTTTCTGTACGGCGGTCTTTAGGATTTGTAAAAATCTGATCACTTTCCCCAAACTCAATCAAATCACCTAAATACATAAAGGCCGTGTAATCAGAAACGCGCGCGGCTTGATGCAGACTGTGGGTCACAATCGCGATCGTGACATCTTTACGAAGTTCCCCAATAAGTTCTTCAATATGTCGAGTAGAAATAGGATCTAACGCCGAAGTCGGTTCATCCAATAATAAGATCTCAGGCTCTGTCGCTAAAGCTCGTGCGATACACAAACGCTGTTGCTGGCCGCCGGAAAGTGCGGTCGCGGGTGTGTGCAAGCGGTCTTTAACTTCATTCCAAAGCCCGGCTTGTTGCAAAGATTTTTCCACGCGCTCTTCAATAAAACTTTTCTTTTTTACGCCGCGAACTTTAAGTCCGTAAGCCACATTTTCGTAAATACTTTTAGGAAATGGATTTGGTTTTTGAAAAACCATCCCGATACGCATGCGGACTTCCATCGGATCAATTTCTTTACCTAAAATATTTCTTTGATCCGGGTGAAGCAAGATTTCACCTTGATAGTTCGCATTTGGATAAAGGTCATGCATACGGTTAAAACAACGCAATAACGTGGTCTTACCGCAACCCGAGGGGCCAATCAACGCGGTCACACGATCTTCATAAACCGGCAAAGTCACACCGTTAAGAACTTTTTTATCCCCGTAAGAGAACAGCAAATTTTTTACTTCAGCACGCAGTTTTAATTCCATGAATTACCACTTCATCTTTTTACGGAAACGAGAGCGCAAATAAATCGCCCCGCCGTTCATAATTAAAGTCATCAAAAGCAAAATCACACCCGTCGCCGCCGCATTCACGTGGAATTCTGGCTGCGGACGCGAGAGCCAGTTAAACATCTGGATCGGCATCACGGTAAAAGGATCCATCAACCATTTGAAATTCAAAAACGGAAAATGCCCTTCCACCGGCGGCGTCGGCAAAAAAGCAATAAAGGTCAACGCACCGATGGTAATTAACGGAGCCGTTTCCCCAATCGCGCGCGATAAAGAAATAATAACCCCGGTTAAGATACCGCCTGAAGAATAAGGCAAGATATGATAGCGGATGGTTTGCCATTTACTAGCTCCCATGGCGTAGCTGGCTTCGCGGATGGTATTTGGAATCGCGCGAATGGCTTCACGCGTGGTCACGATAATGATCGGCAAAACAAGCAAACCTAAAGTCAGTCCGGCCGTCAGAATACTTTGACCTAATTTAAGCTTATAGACAAACAAACCCAACGCCATCAGACCGTAGGTGATCGACGGAATACCGGCAAGGTTGATAATATTGAGCTCAATTAAATGCGAAATCCAATTTTTTTTAGAATATTCCTCTAAGTAAACACCCGCGGCCACGCCTAATGGGATGGCACAAAACGCGGTGGTCAGCATAATACAGAACGACCCCACCCATGCCGACAAAATCCCCGCGCGCTCCGCAAACCGGGATGGAAAGTTCGTAAAGAAATCAAAATTAATACGCGGAACACCGGTCACGGCCAAATCCACGATCAGCGCTAAAAGTGTGATCAGCGCAAACAACAAAGACATAAGCCCCATCATCGCAAAGACAAAGTCCCAGAACTGACGGCGCTTGATATTGGCAAGAATATCTTGGTTTGCTTCCATCTATTCTCTCTCCTGAAATTTTTTGCGCAAATAAAGACCCACGATATTAAAACACAATGTCAGCAGCAAAAGACTTAAACCCGCGACGTAAATCGACTGATAACCAATGGATCCGTGCGGCAAATCCCCCAGACTTACTTGCACGATAAAGGCGGTGATCGTCGCTGCCGGCTCTGTCGGATTTAGGGTCAAATTCGGCTGCATCCCCGCGGCAATCGCGACAACCATGGTTTCCCCCAAGGCGCGCGAGATACCTAAAATATAAGCGGACGTGATCCCTGAAAAGGCCGCCGGAATCACGACTCTGAAGGCCGTTTGCATACGTGAGGCCCCGACCGCAAACGAAGCTTCGCGCAAATGGTTTGGAACCGTGCGCATAGCATCTTCACTTAAGGAACTCACATAAGGAACAATCATCATCCCGATCACAAGGCCCGCACTTAGAACGTTAAATCCGCCTAACGACGGAATGAGTTTTTGCAAAAGAGGTGTCACAAATAAAAGGGCAAAATAACCATACACGACCGTGGGGACCGCCGCTAAGAGCTCTAAAATGGGTTTTAAAACTTCGCGCGCCGAAGGTCTCACGTATTCACTTAAAAAAGCTGCGGCCACGGTTCCCAATGGAATGGCCACCGTCAAAGCAATAATTGTGGAAAGAAAAGTTCCACACAACAGAGGCAAGATTCCATAACGAGGATTTTCAAAAAGTGGTGTCCACTGCGTGTCGGTTAAGAAATCAATCACCGACACATGCGCGAAAAACGGAATACTTTCCGTCACCAGAATTCCCACAATCCCCACCGTAACAAGGACTGAAGAAGCAGCGGCAAAAAATAAAACCGTCTCGATAAGACGTTCTCTTAAACGACGCATCCGCCGGACCGGGTGGTCGGCGGACGTAAATTCAGAAAGTTTTTTAAGTTGATTCTTACTCACAGAATTACAATGAGCCTTCTCGTTTCATCAGATCTTCAATCTTAAGACCGATCTCAGAATGTCCCCCGAAAACGGTGCCCAGCTTGTTTTCTTTGACATGCTTTTTACCGATTTCATAAGCCTTCGCGGGCAACGGCACGTATTTGACTTCGGGAACGATTTTCGCGGCATTGCTTAAATAGAAGTTCACGAAATCTTTGATCTCTGTTTTTTTCAAAGACGCTTCGCTGACATAGATAAACACCGGACGAGACAGCGGGAAGTAAGTGCCCGTCTCAACCGTTTCACGCGAAGGTAAAACTGCTTCGTTCTTTTTTGGCGCTTTATCGCCACCAATGATCGCTAGCGCGTTGAGCTTTGTTTTATTTTCCTCAAAATAAGCTAAAGGAATATAACCGATCGCGTATTGGTCATTAGCCACACCAGTGACGAGAGTGTTGTCGTCTTCACTGGCTGTGTAATCGCCGCGCGAAGATTTAGATTTTCCCACAACGGCTTCCGTGAAATAGTCAAAAGTTCCCGAGTCCGCCCCGGCACCGTAAAGTTTCATATTTTCTTTCGGCCAAGCGGGGTTGATATCGCTCCATTTCATGATTTTGCCTTGAGCTGCGGGTTCCCACATTTTTTTAAGGTCCGACACAGAGATGGATTTAAGCCATGTATTCTTTTTACCTACGATCACAGCAGTTGCGTCATAAGCAATAGGGATTTCAAGGAATTTGATGCCCGCTTTACGGCAAGCTTCAAGCTCTGAAGTTTGAATAGGACGAGAAGCATCTTGGATATCGATTTCGCCACGGCAGAATTTTTTAAATCCGCCACCGGTACCAGAAATACCCACGGTCACGCGAACTTTGCCTTTTTGGGCTGTTTGAAATTCTTCCGCCATTGCCTCGGTGATGGGGAACACGGTGCTGGATCCATCGATTTTGATCACCGGCACTTGAGCGTGGGCGAAGAGGCCTAAAAATAATGACACGGCGATAATCAGTTTATTCAACATAAAAAGCGGTCTCCTGTTGGGATATAGGTCTAGCACCGTTCAATAGCCATGTATTGTTAAGGTTTCATTGAGATTTAGCTGTTTCGCGTTAGCCGAAGTTTATGTAAACTCCATTTCGTATGCATAAAAAGTATCTCTTGGATCCCAATAGCATTTTCATCAAAATCAACCACGCTATTGCTAATAGCGTTTATATCTTTGATGTGGACGATAGCGTGCTAGTTTGGCTTTCAGATCGAGGACAAGAGCTGATAGGCCTCACTTTAAAGGACATCCAGGCGCTGGGCCCCGCCTATGTAGAAAAGATAATGCATCCAGACGATTTGCCCAAGCTTATAGCGACGATCCGAAATATCGGCAGCATCCAAGACGATAAACCGATTCTTTTGGAATACCGCCTGCGCCATCCGAACGGCAGTTTTAATTGGGTGCATGATCGCATCACCGTTTTTTCTAGAAAAGAAAATGGCGAAGTGGAATCCGTCTTAGGGGTCGTGACTTTGGTGAACAGCCTCAAACGTCGAGAACAAGAACAGCTTAAAATCATCGAAAAACTAAACCTGTCGCTTTCGGCCGCAAAAATGGGAACCTGGGAGTGGGACTTAGAAAAAAATGTGCTGCATTGGGATGATCGTATGTACGACATTCATGATGTGGATCCCGCCACGGCCAAGCCCCCGGTGGAAGAAGTGTGGGCCCGAGCTGATCGCTCAGACATGGAGCAAGTAAATATCAAAGTTCAAGAGGCGGCAGAAAAGCGCCAGGATTTTTACGTCACCTATCGCACGAAATATCGCAACGATGAAATCCACCACATTCGCGTTTACGGACGATTTATTTCATCCTTAAACATCAATCGAATGTATGGTGTCGCCTGGGATTCGACCGAAGAAATTAAAACCGAACAAGAAGCGGCGGAAGCCAAAGCGCGCTTGATTTCTTCCACTAAAATGGCGGCATTAGGTGAAATGTCTGGCGGGATTGCTCATGAAATCAATAACCCCCTCACCGTCATTCAAGCTCGCGCGTTTCAATTAAATCAAATGGTTGAACAAAATAAGCTTGATCCCGCGAAAGTAAAACAGGCCGCCGAAAGTATTAGTCGCACGGCGGATAAGATCGCCAAAATCATTAAATCCTTGCGCTCCTTTGCCCGCGAAGGAACCTATGATCCCTTTGAGGTCGTCGCCGTCAACCGCTTGATTGAAGAGACTTTAGAGTTTTGCCGCACACGATTTTACAATCACGGTGTGGAGATTGAAGTCGGCCCTATTGATCCCGATTTAGAGATCGAATGTCGAGTCATCCAAATTGAACAAGTGCTTTTAAATCTGCTCAATAATTCTTTTGATGCCATTCAAAATCTGGAGGATCGATGGATCCGTATAAATGTTAAAGACATGGATGAAGAAGGTATTGAAATCATCGTGACGGATTCCGGGGCCGGCATTGCGCCGGATTTGCAAGATCAAATCATGATGCCATTTTTTACGACCAAAGAAGTCGGTAAAGGCACAGGATTAGGTTTAAGTATTTCTAGCGGGATCATTCGCAGCCACAAGGGCTCATTGCGCTTAGACCCCGTCAGTGAAAACACCACTTTTGTGGTGCAGTTGCCAAAATTTCAAGAAAACTTAGATCACTGACAGCGAGAACAAACGCCAAAAAAATCCAGGCGATGAGAGACTTGTTTATAGCCCATGCCTTCCACCGTTTTGATATGACTTTCTAAATCACAGATATGCAGGGGTTCCACCCTTTGGCAATGGCGGCAGATCACGTGATGGTGGTGATGGCCGGACTCCAAAGCCAATTCAAAACGAGCCACCCCGTCACCAAATTCTTGGCGCGTGACCAAAAGCACTTCTTCAAATTTCTTTAATATCCGATAGATCGTAACTAGGTCGGCCCCTTCAGATTTTGAATCGAATTTTTTAAAAATCTCGTCGGCCGAAATAGGCTCTGGATGGGCCAGCAAAATCTTAAGCACCTGACTGCGCTGTTGGGTGACTTTCATCCCCCCATTGCGCATTCGCGTGTGAAGCGAATCCATATCGATATTTTTTCGTTCGGTGCCACATTTGCTCATGACTCAGGAATCTACCCTAAGTCGCCATCAAAATCCACCCTCTAAGCCTGATTTCTAAGGCGTTCTAAGCTATTTAGGCCGTAAAACGAATAGGCGAAAGCTGAGAACACCGGAAGTAAAATAAAAGCGAAAGGAATATATGAGGCAAAGACTAAAAGAGCACCTAAACCCCAAAGTCCGGCGGATTGTTTTTTTGCGATAAGCACCCGTTCTTCCTTAGAGGCATAGTCTTGCAGGACATCATAAACAAAAATCTTTTTATTCATCCAGATCACTAAAATCGCCGGAATCACCAGTGGCATTCCAGGAATAAGCCACAGCGGAAGAGTCAGGAAGAATAAAACCACAAAGACGGTCAAGGTTTGGAGTGAATTCGCTAAGCTTCCTAAGGTCGATCCGCCTTTTTTCTTTTCTAGGTTTGAGAAATACTTCACCGCCACTTCACGTTGCACTAAAGGGGTTACAAAGATCGACGTCACCAATAACACCGCAACAAAAAGCACCGGAATAAAGACCATCAACAAAAATGCGCTAGAAAAAATGGCCGGTAAAGCCTCGCGATTTCCCACCAGCACCTCCCCTAACCACTGCACCCACGCCCAGTTAGAAAAAGTATGCGTCACGCTGACAGAGAGCGAATTCCAAAAGACAATCAGGAGGACGGAGAGTAAAAAACCGGTTAAAAGTGGGGGGCATAAAACCACAAACCACGTGCGAAAATTGAAGAGGGCTTTGATTGCTTGCTGTAATGACTTTATGACCATGATGCGTTTATGATATTATGAATTCTATGAAAAAGACACTCCACCTTTTTAGACACGGCGAAACAGACTGGAACGCGATTCGTCGCCTACAGGGGCATACCGATATTCCACTCAACGACGAAGGCCGCAAACAAGCCCGGGGTCTACAAAAATATTTTGCCGAAAATCCGGTGGATGTTTTTTATTCTAGCGACTTAAAACGCGCCCATGAAACAGCCCAGCTTGCGAACTTCGTTTTGCAAAAGCCCTTAACGACAAGCCCCGAGTTGCGGGAATCCTTTTTAGGAGACCTTGAAGGAAAAACCCGGGACGAAGTGTTTGTACTTTACGGCGAAGAAGATTGGCAGCGTTGGTCTTCGGTCCGCGCCGAAGATGCGGATTTTTGTTTGCCAGGCGCTGAAAGTTCTCGCGAAACGGTGTCGCGCGTGCTTCGTTTTTTAACTCGCTTTTGCCAGGAACATGACTTTACTTCGGCCGGGATTTGCACCCACGGCTTAGTGATGCGCAGGCTTTTACACTCGTTAAATCCGGAGCTAAAAAGCCTGATCGCAGTTCCAAACTGCAGGGTGTATCCGATCACCTATGATCTAGAACTTAAAAAATTCCACTTTAATCACAGCGAATAACGAGTCAGATCCAAATATCCAAAATCAAAGTCCGCCGTTTTTTTCTGATGCGCGGTGAGCTCGTCATAGTGCTGCCAAAATTCAGGGTTTGTGCGCGGGATTCCGAATTTAATCACAAGTTTATTAAAATCTTTTTCCGTTTTTATGCTCTTGACTTGATTTACAAACGCCCCCACTTGCGCTTCTTCGACGGAAAAAATCATATTGGGATACGAACCCATATAGTCTTCTTTAATTGTGAGGGTGTCTTCTTCCGGCGCCATACGTAAGGACTCTCCCATGATCCAAGAGATATTTTCATGCTCTTTATTGCGGATGATCGAGAACACCCGCAAGTCTTTTTGAGTTCGCACCTTTAACATCGCCAGATCCGGAAAGAATCTCGCAAAAGGTGTTTTGGAAATGGCTTTGATGGAGGCCATCTCGCGCAATGTTTTTTGGAGTTCGTCGGCTTTAAGCTGGTTTTGAAATTGCTCTGGCGTTTCAATGTTTTTCCAATTTAAGGCGTCAAGCTTGCCGCGCGCTTCGGGTGTGAGACGATAAAACAAGATCTTTTCGATCATTTGTTTTTTTGTCGCCTTTTCGTAAGTAAACTTCACGCCCGTCGGCTCTGCGGACCCCACGGTGGGAAACACATAAGTCATTTTAACGTCCGCTAATAATCCGCGATACCATTCGCGACGCAAAGTCAGACGTTCTTCGGGAGGTAAGAACATCAAGAATAACTCTTCGGCTTCCATGCGGATCATATCCATATAAACGCGAGTTAAAAATTGATGACTGACGTTTCCAAACACATCAAAGTTAACGACTAAATTGTAAACCAAACGCTCAAAAAGTGGATAATCTAAAACAAAAACCGTTTTTGGCAAATCCCCTATCGCGCCTTGTTTCACCACCGCATTATCATCATGACGAAAAACCGTTAAAACCGCATTGGGATTGGTTTTATCCCCATTCCAGATGTCGTTAAGAACATACCCTTCGGGTCTAAAGGTTTTTAAATTATCCACACGGATTTTGCGGTACTTTTCACGGTGATCAATCAAGGTCTTATAAAACAGCGGCGTTTCTTTTATATCCACGTCACTGCCAAAAACCCCCGGCAACATCAACAAAGGTGCAACCTCGTCGGAGTATGATTTTGAAAATACGGTTTTGTCGGATTCGGGCTCCATGAAAA containing:
- a CDS encoding NAD-dependent epimerase/dehydratase family protein is translated as MSLSREFWQGKRVFVTSPTSFLGAWTCLSLTYLGAQVFGFGEASSEALSLFDVSGLAQKISMTYADIRDEKSLSDTLNFAQSDIVLHLGELGFLFEEDRKSPELIAKSVVGTANLLELLRETASVRALVVASSDKVYARPAVVPSVEDSALGAYEILPTARLCSELVTLSYRHSFFNPDKYNKHKIALATARLGAGVGGGDFALKSFMREAVESVRGGGPMVLRHPSSMRSWIHVLDQVRGLLLLAEKLLERGPKLAPTYNLGSNSMATVGDALELIKRSWMGSVEGVALSSKATSVHGTMNSDLALQDLGWQPVLSVEESIKAAVTWYRAYFNGTSEEEILRQLKLHL
- the pstB gene encoding phosphate ABC transporter ATP-binding protein PstB → MELKLRAEVKNLLFSYGDKKVLNGVTLPVYEDRVTALIGPSGCGKTTLLRCFNRMHDLYPNANYQGEILLHPDQRNILGKEIDPMEVRMRIGMVFQKPNPFPKSIYENVAYGLKVRGVKKKSFIEERVEKSLQQAGLWNEVKDRLHTPATALSGGQQQRLCIARALATEPEILLLDEPTSALDPISTRHIEELIGELRKDVTIAIVTHSLHQAARVSDYTAFMYLGDLIEFGESDQIFTNPKDRRTENYITGRFG
- the pstA gene encoding phosphate ABC transporter permease PstA; the encoded protein is MEANQDILANIKRRQFWDFVFAMMGLMSLLFALITLLALIVDLAVTGVPRINFDFFTNFPSRFAERAGILSAWVGSFCIMLTTAFCAIPLGVAAGVYLEEYSKKNWISHLIELNIINLAGIPSITYGLMALGLFVYKLKLGQSILTAGLTLGLLVLPIIIVTTREAIRAIPNTIREASYAMGASKWQTIRYHILPYSSGGILTGVIISLSRAIGETAPLITIGALTFIAFLPTPPVEGHFPFLNFKWLMDPFTVMPIQMFNWLSRPQPEFHVNAAATGVILLLMTLIMNGGAIYLRSRFRKKMKW
- the pstC gene encoding phosphate ABC transporter permease subunit PstC — encoded protein: MRRLRERLIETVLFFAAASSVLVTVGIVGILVTESIPFFAHVSVIDFLTDTQWTPLFENPRYGILPLLCGTFLSTIIALTVAIPLGTVAAAFLSEYVRPSAREVLKPILELLAAVPTVVYGYFALLFVTPLLQKLIPSLGGFNVLSAGLVIGMMIVPYVSSLSEDAMRTVPNHLREASFAVGASRMQTAFRVVIPAAFSGITSAYILGISRALGETMVVAIAAGMQPNLTLNPTEPAATITAFIVQVSLGDLPHGSIGYQSIYVAGLSLLLLTLCFNIVGLYLRKKFQERE
- a CDS encoding PstS family phosphate ABC transporter substrate-binding protein produces the protein MLNKLIIAVSLFLGLFAHAQVPVIKIDGSSTVFPITEAMAEEFQTAQKGKVRVTVGISGTGGGFKKFCRGEIDIQDASRPIQTSELEACRKAGIKFLEIPIAYDATAVIVGKKNTWLKSISVSDLKKMWEPAAQGKIMKWSDINPAWPKENMKLYGAGADSGTFDYFTEAVVGKSKSSRGDYTASEDDNTLVTGVANDQYAIGYIPLAYFEENKTKLNALAIIGGDKAPKKNEAVLPSRETVETGTYFPLSRPVFIYVSEASLKKTEIKDFVNFYLSNAAKIVPEVKYVPLPAKAYEIGKKHVKENKLGTVFGGHSEIGLKIEDLMKREGSL
- a CDS encoding PAS domain-containing protein, producing MHKKYLLDPNSIFIKINHAIANSVYIFDVDDSVLVWLSDRGQELIGLTLKDIQALGPAYVEKIMHPDDLPKLIATIRNIGSIQDDKPILLEYRLRHPNGSFNWVHDRITVFSRKENGEVESVLGVVTLVNSLKRREQEQLKIIEKLNLSLSAAKMGTWEWDLEKNVLHWDDRMYDIHDVDPATAKPPVEEVWARADRSDMEQVNIKVQEAAEKRQDFYVTYRTKYRNDEIHHIRVYGRFISSLNINRMYGVAWDSTEEIKTEQEAAEAKARLISSTKMAALGEMSGGIAHEINNPLTVIQARAFQLNQMVEQNKLDPAKVKQAAESISRTADKIAKIIKSLRSFAREGTYDPFEVVAVNRLIEETLEFCRTRFYNHGVEIEVGPIDPDLEIECRVIQIEQVLLNLLNNSFDAIQNLEDRWIRINVKDMDEEGIEIIVTDSGAGIAPDLQDQIMMPFFTTKEVGKGTGLGLSISSGIIRSHKGSLRLDPVSENTTFVVQLPKFQENLDH
- a CDS encoding Fur family transcriptional regulator; its protein translation is MDSLHTRMRNGGMKVTQQRSQVLKILLAHPEPISADEIFKKFDSKSEGADLVTIYRILKKFEEVLLVTRQEFGDGVARFELALESGHHHHHVICRHCQRVEPLHICDLESHIKTVEGMGYKQVSHRLDFFGVCSRCQ
- a CDS encoding EI24 domain-containing protein, producing MVIKSLQQAIKALFNFRTWFVVLCPPLLTGFLLSVLLIVFWNSLSVSVTHTFSNWAWVQWLGEVLVGNREALPAIFSSAFLLMVFIPVLFVAVLLVTSIFVTPLVQREVAVKYFSNLEKKKGGSTLGSLANSLQTLTVFVVLFFLTLPLWLIPGMPLVIPAILVIWMNKKIFVYDVLQDYASKEERVLIAKKQSAGLWGLGALLVFASYIPFAFILLPVFSAFAYSFYGLNSLERLRNQA
- a CDS encoding histidine phosphatase family protein is translated as MKKTLHLFRHGETDWNAIRRLQGHTDIPLNDEGRKQARGLQKYFAENPVDVFYSSDLKRAHETAQLANFVLQKPLTTSPELRESFLGDLEGKTRDEVFVLYGEEDWQRWSSVRAEDADFCLPGAESSRETVSRVLRFLTRFCQEHDFTSAGICTHGLVMRRLLHSLNPELKSLIAVPNCRVYPITYDLELKKFHFNHSE